The following proteins are encoded in a genomic region of Pleomorphomonas sp. T1.2MG-36:
- a CDS encoding LysR family transcriptional regulator, with the protein MDTFTRMRTFVEVVEAGGFSAAARKLGRSKALISKYVKELEDELGARLMNRTTRRLSLTELGQAYFRDAGEILQRVDDLQDMVRERHGEPTGLLRVAAPRTFGDSMLGKAIMDFVAANPAIRLDLRLDDRFVDLIDEGFDCAIRVSELSDSSLIARKLADYRFATVVRPDIAELHGLPATPDDLTRLPCIIDSNLRNRFNWRFLVDGVRQTVPVSGRVEVNSPSAVRLAVLAGLGFGSVPYKMVEDDIEAGRLKIVLSDFELGAANIYVVYPHRRHLSAKIRAFVDFMADWFQKNGDECSGGPTSPAEEAEEPG; encoded by the coding sequence ATGGATACTTTCACTCGCATGCGTACTTTCGTGGAGGTCGTCGAAGCAGGCGGCTTCTCCGCGGCGGCGCGGAAGCTCGGCCGATCCAAGGCCTTGATTTCAAAATACGTCAAGGAACTCGAGGACGAACTTGGCGCCCGTCTCATGAACCGCACGACGCGGCGCCTTTCCCTGACCGAGCTGGGTCAGGCCTACTTCCGCGATGCCGGCGAAATCCTTCAGCGCGTCGACGATCTTCAGGACATGGTGAGAGAACGCCACGGCGAGCCCACAGGCCTCCTGCGCGTCGCCGCCCCGCGCACCTTCGGCGATTCGATGCTGGGCAAGGCGATCATGGATTTCGTGGCGGCCAACCCCGCCATCCGCCTCGACCTCCGGCTGGACGACCGCTTCGTCGACCTGATCGACGAGGGCTTCGACTGCGCCATTCGCGTCAGCGAACTCTCCGATTCCAGCCTGATCGCCCGCAAGCTCGCCGACTATCGCTTTGCGACCGTGGTCCGCCCCGATATCGCCGAGCTGCACGGCCTTCCCGCCACCCCCGACGACCTGACGCGCCTCCCCTGCATCATCGATTCCAACCTGCGCAACCGCTTCAACTGGCGTTTCCTCGTCGATGGCGTCCGCCAGACGGTGCCGGTATCCGGTCGCGTCGAGGTGAACTCGCCATCGGCGGTCCGCCTCGCGGTGCTGGCCGGCCTCGGCTTCGGCTCGGTGCCCTACAAGATGGTGGAGGACGACATCGAAGCCGGCCGTCTCAAGATCGTCCTCTCCGATTTCGAGCTGGGCGCGGCCAACATCTACGTCGTCTATCCGCATCGCCGGCATCTCTCCGCCAAGATTCGCGCCTTCGTCGACTTCATGGCCGACTGGTTCCAGAAAAACGGCGACGAATGCAGCGGTGGCCCGACGAGCCCGGCAGAAGAGGCGGAAGAGCCGGGTTGA
- a CDS encoding type III PLP-dependent enzyme, with the protein MTARILDFLANRRPEGPCLVVDLDVVRDNFKAFRHALPDTRIYYAVKANPAPEVLQLLADLGSSFDCASIPEIEMVLATGATADRISFGNTIKKERDVARALELGVDLFAVDCEAEVDKVARQAAATGKARARVFCRILCDGAGAEWPLSRKFGCDPSMAAEVLEHAHRAGLTAYGISFHVGSQQANLDAWDGALSSAAAIFGELAERGIQLKMVNLGGGFPTRYLKDVPATEAYGRSIDEAVRRHFGNHVPETIIEPGRGMVGGAGMIKAEVVLISKKHRDDEQRWVYLDIGKFGGLAETMEEAIRYPIRTRHDGAATAPCVLAGPTCDSADVLYEKTPYELPISLEIGDEVLIEGTGAYTTTYSAVAFNGFSPLRSYII; encoded by the coding sequence ATGACCGCGCGCATTCTTGACTTCCTTGCCAACCGACGACCCGAAGGCCCCTGCCTGGTGGTCGACCTCGATGTCGTCCGCGACAATTTCAAAGCCTTCCGCCATGCGCTGCCCGACACCCGTATCTATTATGCGGTGAAGGCCAATCCGGCGCCGGAAGTGCTGCAGCTGCTCGCCGATCTCGGTTCGTCCTTCGACTGCGCCTCGATTCCGGAAATCGAGATGGTGCTGGCCACCGGCGCCACGGCCGACCGCATCTCCTTCGGCAACACCATCAAGAAGGAGCGCGACGTCGCTCGCGCCCTGGAGCTCGGCGTCGACCTGTTCGCCGTCGACTGCGAGGCCGAGGTCGACAAGGTCGCCCGTCAGGCTGCCGCGACCGGCAAGGCTCGCGCCCGTGTGTTCTGCCGCATCCTCTGCGACGGCGCCGGCGCCGAGTGGCCGCTGAGCCGCAAGTTCGGTTGTGATCCGTCGATGGCGGCCGAGGTGCTCGAGCACGCCCACCGGGCCGGGCTCACCGCCTATGGCATCTCCTTCCACGTCGGCTCGCAGCAGGCCAACCTCGACGCCTGGGACGGCGCGCTCTCTTCGGCGGCCGCCATCTTCGGCGAGCTGGCCGAGCGCGGCATCCAGCTCAAGATGGTCAATCTCGGCGGCGGTTTCCCCACCCGCTATCTCAAGGACGTTCCGGCAACGGAGGCCTACGGCCGCTCGATCGACGAGGCGGTGCGCCGTCACTTCGGCAACCACGTGCCCGAGACGATCATCGAGCCGGGCCGCGGCATGGTTGGCGGCGCCGGCATGATCAAGGCGGAAGTGGTGCTGATCTCTAAGAAGCATCGCGACGACGAGCAGCGCTGGGTCTATCTCGACATCGGCAAGTTCGGCGGTCTCGCCGAGACGATGGAAGAGGCGATTCGCTACCCGATCCGCACCCGCCACGACGGTGCCGCCACGGCGCCCTGCGTGCTGGCCGGCCCGACCTGCGACAGCGCCGACGTGCTCTACGAGAAGACGCCCTACGAGCTGCCCATCAGCCTGGAGATCGGCGACGAAGTGCTGATCGAAGGAACCGGCGCCTACACGACGACCTATTCGGCGGTGGCCTTCAACGGGTTCTCGCCGCTCAGGTCGTACATCATCTGA
- a CDS encoding DUF1007 family protein, producing the protein MIKRTIAFAAALVGVFAAVPAVAHPHVWVDAKAEVVFDDKGEITAIRNIWRFDDAYSAFASQGLDTNGDGKLSVDELKPLADINVESLKDYAYFTFVTAADGTDVDFDKPTEYWLQDNGGRLILFFTLPTKAPVKAAGSIRLEIYDPTFFVAFRMIDDKDGPVVLDAAPQACTTKTFRPPDMDPAAAAALAAVPADQRDLPPALQLLTEGQTNGADITCP; encoded by the coding sequence TTGATCAAGAGGACGATTGCCTTCGCCGCAGCGCTCGTCGGCGTCTTCGCCGCCGTGCCGGCGGTTGCCCACCCTCACGTCTGGGTCGACGCCAAGGCCGAGGTGGTATTCGACGACAAGGGTGAGATCACCGCCATCCGCAACATCTGGCGATTTGACGACGCCTATTCGGCCTTTGCCAGCCAGGGCCTCGACACCAACGGCGACGGCAAGCTCAGCGTCGACGAACTGAAGCCGTTGGCCGACATCAACGTCGAGTCGCTGAAGGACTATGCCTACTTCACCTTTGTCACGGCCGCCGACGGCACGGACGTCGACTTCGACAAGCCGACCGAATACTGGCTACAGGATAACGGCGGTCGCCTCATCCTGTTCTTCACGCTGCCGACCAAGGCGCCGGTCAAGGCGGCCGGATCGATCCGGCTGGAGATCTACGACCCCACCTTCTTCGTCGCCTTTCGCATGATCGACGACAAGGACGGGCCGGTCGTCCTCGACGCCGCACCCCAGGCCTGCACCACGAAGACCTTCCGTCCGCCCGACATGGACCCGGCCGCCGCCGCCGCCCTGGCCGCGGTGCCGGCCGACCAGCGCGACCTGCCGCCGGCCTTGCAGCTCCTGACAGAGGGCCAGACCAACGGGGCCGACATCACATGTCCCTGA